In a genomic window of Corynebacterium choanae:
- the dapE gene encoding succinyl-diaminopimelate desuccinylase: MLDLFADPITLTRQLVDIASPSHEEQALCDALEEALTATIASGALQQPLTMERIANNLIVRTDLGFDQRVILAGHLDTVPVADNVPSAFITDDQGQQALFGCGTVDMKSGDAVFLHTLLQACRAGTLAVDVTLILYEAEEVAERFNGLKHLAETRPELLQGDVAILGEPTAATIEAGCQGSIRLKITAHGTRAHSARSWMGHNAMHDLAAVISRVARYTARNIVIDGCEYREGLNVTWCESGVATNTIPDQAWMFVNFRFAPDRSVEQALTHLLEVLELSPEQRVAPDAAPQLPDGTITYVIDDACAGALPGLDQSAAAELVAATGETPRAKYGWTDVSRFAALGIPAVNFGPGDPSFAHKRDEQCPLWMITRVSEVLHDYLTGNSVTNA; encoded by the coding sequence TTGCTTGATCTTTTTGCCGATCCCATCACGCTCACGCGCCAACTTGTCGACATAGCTTCCCCATCCCACGAGGAACAAGCGCTTTGTGACGCCCTGGAGGAGGCTCTTACAGCCACAATCGCCAGCGGTGCACTGCAACAACCACTAACAATGGAACGAATTGCCAACAACCTCATTGTGCGAACCGATCTGGGATTCGACCAACGTGTCATCCTTGCCGGGCATCTTGACACTGTTCCGGTAGCTGACAATGTGCCCAGTGCATTCATCACCGATGATCAAGGTCAACAAGCGCTGTTTGGGTGCGGTACCGTTGATATGAAATCAGGTGACGCGGTTTTCCTGCATACGTTGCTACAGGCCTGTCGCGCCGGGACTCTCGCAGTCGACGTCACGCTGATTTTGTACGAAGCGGAAGAAGTGGCGGAACGCTTCAATGGTTTGAAACACCTTGCGGAAACTCGTCCGGAACTTCTGCAAGGTGATGTAGCAATCCTTGGGGAACCTACTGCGGCCACTATTGAGGCGGGTTGTCAAGGTTCAATCCGGTTGAAAATTACCGCCCACGGCACCCGGGCTCATTCGGCACGATCGTGGATGGGGCACAATGCTATGCATGATCTTGCGGCGGTCATCAGCCGTGTTGCCCGGTACACGGCGCGCAATATAGTGATTGATGGCTGCGAATATCGGGAAGGACTCAATGTCACCTGGTGTGAATCAGGGGTTGCGACAAACACCATCCCTGACCAGGCGTGGATGTTTGTCAACTTCCGTTTCGCCCCGGATCGCAGCGTAGAGCAGGCGCTGACACATCTGCTCGAAGTACTTGAACTTTCTCCTGAGCAGCGCGTCGCACCTGATGCTGCACCGCAGCTGCCGGATGGGACGATCACATACGTAATCGATGATGCTTGCGCTGGTGCACTCCCAGGATTGGATCAGTCTGCTGCCGCAGAGCTTGTTGCCGCTACAGGGGAAACCCCGCGGGCGAAATATGGCTGGACAGATGTTTCCCGCTTTGCAGCGTTAGGGATTCCCGCAGTGAACTTCGGGCCAGGTGATCCATCGTTTGCTCATAAACGCGATGAGCAATGTCCCCTGTGGATGATCACTCGGGTGAGCGAAGTGTTGCATGACTATCTCACCGGTAACAGCGTGACAAACGCTTAA
- a CDS encoding RloB family protein gives MQKEALSPVKLVECAISKNRCQGLGNAFDAVYAVVDRDQTTNADFTEAFALAKRASTKTTKFYVVVTDICFKAWLLAHYGPVPPVDTPSALVDKAVTVKILSDKRSKKVLESFPYLDFATALNNMSIIQPNTLGSHPSSALPELMKEFQQG, from the coding sequence GTGCAAAAAGAAGCGCTATCCCCCGTAAAACTTGTCGAGTGTGCAATAAGTAAGAATCGGTGCCAGGGGTTGGGTAATGCGTTTGATGCAGTCTATGCTGTGGTCGACCGTGATCAGACAACAAATGCCGATTTCACGGAAGCTTTTGCCTTGGCAAAGCGCGCCTCAACGAAGACAACCAAATTCTATGTCGTGGTAACCGACATATGTTTTAAAGCATGGCTTTTGGCTCATTACGGGCCGGTTCCACCTGTAGATACTCCTTCGGCGTTGGTGGACAAGGCCGTCACTGTAAAAATTCTCTCTGACAAACGAAGCAAGAAGGTTCTCGAAAGCTTCCCCTATTTGGATTTTGCTACTGCCTTGAACAATATGTCGATTATCCAACCTAATACCCTTGGTAGTCATCCCTCATCCGCCCTGCCTGAACTAATGAAAGAGTTCCAACAAGGGTAG
- a CDS encoding DUF3117 domain-containing protein, which yields MAAMKPRTGNGPMEAAEEGRKIVMRIPTDGGGRLVVELNKEEAAELGALLVEASA from the coding sequence ATGGCAGCAATGAAGCCAAGGACTGGCAATGGGCCGATGGAAGCAGCTGAAGAAGGCCGCAAGATCGTGATGCGTATCCCCACCGATGGTGGCGGACGTTTGGTTGTAGAACTCAACAAGGAAGAAGCCGCCGAACTTGGTGCGCTGCTCGTTGAAGCTTCTGCCTAG
- a CDS encoding methyltransferase domain-containing protein gives MLDHVLTTIINPATGARIIGRTVSGDLADQAGGTLPVTDAGFVDARAADAPVGDDAAMVAARETFLSTGQFAPFVEAVTEEVLAGITAMPIADTATAVIADLGAGTGYYLAHTLDAGNNLVGIGIDVAEPAAEKLVHAHRGITSVCADATTNLPLADDSVEIVTAIFAPCNPQEVARVLHPYGQLIVVVALPGHLDELRQPLGTAAVTHDEVAEILEEFSTHFVPAAAPTIVEFPMDLDATAIATQIAMSPAARHIDPEVLADRAAQLPAKMTVHARAGVYRFGRRPQQDG, from the coding sequence GTGCTTGATCATGTGCTGACTACCATCATTAATCCCGCTACTGGTGCCCGTATTATTGGCCGCACCGTCAGCGGTGACCTCGCTGATCAAGCCGGCGGCACACTGCCGGTAACCGATGCCGGTTTTGTCGATGCTAGAGCCGCCGATGCCCCAGTCGGTGACGATGCGGCCATGGTGGCGGCACGGGAAACGTTTCTTTCCACGGGACAATTCGCGCCCTTTGTGGAAGCCGTCACCGAAGAAGTCTTAGCCGGTATCACCGCTATGCCGATCGCGGACACGGCAACAGCAGTGATCGCTGATCTGGGGGCGGGCACCGGATACTATCTGGCGCACACCCTGGATGCGGGCAATAATCTGGTTGGAATCGGTATAGATGTTGCCGAGCCGGCAGCAGAAAAACTTGTGCACGCCCATCGCGGTATCACCAGTGTCTGCGCGGACGCAACGACGAACCTGCCGCTTGCCGACGACTCTGTAGAGATCGTCACTGCGATCTTCGCCCCGTGCAATCCACAGGAAGTGGCGCGGGTGTTGCACCCATATGGCCAACTTATTGTGGTGGTCGCATTGCCCGGCCATTTAGATGAGCTGCGCCAACCATTAGGTACTGCAGCTGTGACTCACGATGAGGTAGCAGAGATTCTAGAGGAGTTTTCCACCCATTTTGTGCCGGCAGCCGCGCCGACCATTGTGGAATTCCCAATGGATTTAGATGCCACCGCAATTGCTACGCAGATTGCGATGTCTCCAGCGGCGCGACATATCGATCCGGAGGTGCTTGCGGATCGTGCCGCGCAGCTACCAGCGAAGATGACAGTGCATGCCCGGGCAGGGGTGTACCGTTTTGGTCGTCGGCCGCAACAAGACGGCTAA
- a CDS encoding glycoside hydrolase family 32 protein — MSHDHLRPELHVTVEQGICNAPAGVVSDQGSWHVFTQYRPTPQAGARWAHNIRPAGINTAWEMCDDVLAPVGDETDVRAGCALADGLVTRLYFTAVFGDRAEIHSATISDLAASGAQLSDDPGAVDPTVRREGRVVNERDEFTSLRSPWVVPDWRDSTHTNGLLMLCVAGAMSDPRIVLAHAPTDPTAFSIEGAMEFAGDPAIPPGRIVSPKLVRLRDEIDGQPSDVLLLTVENDNEPDISGYVVGTLSATTFHASRPFTRLDFGHDFTRPRATPVDSNSWVPAPREILLLGLLNSVSRGDAAGECLSFRTQGFANPLTLARLTTLEGGRLYSRPSASFVEQIRSSQHAFGLTALPRLHDGDAMEVTIVDATGTPQVVITHTGDSVMIDRSINPLYEHDLPAIAPLQRREDPSLTLLVDGATLEVYADSGAAALASRVESTARLVQAVVTTRGETAEVGEVFQWRPYEEEFIDDASIDAIDDRQFDPSVEASLSPENLR; from the coding sequence ATGTCACATGATCATCTTCGACCAGAACTCCACGTCACCGTTGAGCAGGGAATCTGTAATGCGCCTGCCGGGGTGGTGAGCGACCAGGGCAGCTGGCATGTGTTCACCCAATATCGCCCCACCCCACAGGCGGGCGCCCGCTGGGCGCATAACATTCGCCCGGCAGGGATTAACACCGCCTGGGAGATGTGTGATGATGTGCTCGCACCTGTGGGGGACGAAACTGATGTTCGGGCGGGCTGCGCTCTTGCGGACGGGTTAGTGACTCGACTGTATTTCACTGCAGTGTTCGGTGACCGGGCCGAAATCCATTCCGCCACAATCAGTGATTTAGCAGCCAGTGGTGCACAACTGTCCGATGATCCTGGTGCCGTGGATCCGACGGTGCGCCGGGAAGGCCGGGTGGTGAACGAGCGGGACGAATTCACCTCTCTGCGCTCCCCGTGGGTGGTGCCTGATTGGCGCGACAGCACCCACACCAATGGCCTATTGATGCTGTGTGTGGCCGGTGCTATGAGTGATCCACGAATTGTGCTTGCTCATGCTCCAACAGATCCCACCGCGTTTAGCATCGAAGGGGCGATGGAATTTGCCGGCGATCCAGCGATTCCACCGGGGCGAATTGTTTCGCCGAAGCTGGTGCGGTTGCGCGACGAGATCGACGGCCAACCCAGCGATGTGCTGCTGCTGACCGTGGAAAACGATAATGAGCCAGATATTTCAGGCTATGTGGTGGGCACATTGTCTGCTACGACGTTTCATGCCAGTCGGCCGTTTACCCGGCTCGATTTTGGCCACGATTTCACCCGTCCGCGTGCCACCCCGGTGGATAGTAATTCGTGGGTGCCGGCACCTCGGGAGATTTTGCTGCTTGGTCTGCTCAATAGTGTGTCGCGGGGGGATGCGGCCGGCGAGTGTTTGAGTTTCCGCACGCAAGGGTTTGCGAATCCGTTGACATTGGCACGCCTGACAACCTTGGAGGGTGGTCGACTCTATAGTCGTCCTAGTGCTTCATTTGTGGAGCAAATCCGTTCGTCACAGCATGCGTTTGGTCTCACCGCACTGCCCCGGCTCCATGACGGGGATGCGATGGAGGTGACCATTGTTGATGCCACCGGCACCCCGCAGGTGGTAATCACCCACACTGGCGATTCGGTGATGATCGACCGGTCTATCAATCCGCTCTATGAGCATGATCTGCCGGCGATTGCCCCGCTGCAGCGGCGGGAAGATCCATCGCTGACCCTGCTAGTGGACGGGGCAACCTTGGAGGTGTATGCCGATAGTGGTGCTGCCGCGCTCGCTTCCCGCGTAGAGTCCACTGCTCGTCTCGTGCAAGCTGTAGTCACTACCCGCGGGGAGACCGCGGAAGTGGGGGAAGTGTTCCAGTGGCGGCCATATGAGGAGGAGTTCATCGACGATGCGAGCATCGATGCAATCGATGATCGCCAGTTTGATCCCAGCGTGGAAGCATCCTTGTCACCAGAGAACCTTCGCTAA
- a CDS encoding TIGR00730 family Rossman fold protein — protein sequence MTENLTGVAGSPSKRVLRGPVLIRETGKQTSTTDSRLLDEQPNTDWLHQDPWRVLRIQSEFVNGFGALAELPPAVTVFGSARTKPDHPFYQLGEDTGRALSEAGYAVITGGGPGLMEAANKGCHEAGGVSVGLGIELPHEERLNDYVDLGVHFRYFFVRKTCFLKYSQAFVCLPGGLGTLDELFESLCLVQTGKITHYPIVLLGTDFWGGLVDWIRTTMLDQGMISPEDPDLMLVTDSVDEAVAHIRAAHVNLFGARE from the coding sequence ATGACCGAAAACCTCACCGGGGTGGCAGGATCACCTAGCAAACGCGTGCTGCGCGGACCGGTTCTGATTCGTGAGACCGGAAAACAAACCTCAACTACTGATTCACGCCTACTCGATGAACAACCCAACACCGACTGGCTCCACCAGGATCCTTGGCGGGTTTTGCGCATCCAGTCAGAGTTCGTCAACGGGTTCGGTGCTCTTGCCGAATTGCCGCCAGCTGTAACGGTGTTTGGATCTGCCCGCACGAAACCGGATCATCCTTTCTACCAGCTAGGAGAAGATACTGGGCGTGCCCTATCAGAAGCAGGCTATGCGGTGATCACCGGTGGTGGGCCCGGGCTGATGGAAGCAGCGAATAAGGGGTGTCACGAAGCTGGTGGCGTATCGGTTGGTTTAGGGATTGAACTGCCCCATGAAGAACGACTCAACGACTATGTGGATTTGGGGGTGCATTTTCGCTACTTCTTTGTACGGAAGACTTGCTTCCTGAAATATAGTCAGGCGTTCGTCTGCTTGCCTGGCGGTCTTGGCACCCTAGATGAGCTTTTTGAATCGTTGTGTCTCGTGCAAACCGGGAAAATCACCCACTATCCGATTGTGCTGTTGGGTACAGATTTCTGGGGTGGTTTGGTCGATTGGATTCGCACCACGATGCTTGACCAAGGCATGATTTCACCGGAAGATCCGGATCTGATGCTGGTCACCGACAGCGTGGACGAAGCAGTCGCTCATATTCGCGCAGCCCACGTCAACCTGTTCGGCGCCCGCGAATAA
- a CDS encoding DapH/DapD/GlmU-related protein translates to MTTTGATGTGIANIAMDGTILDTWFPHPELATAPPGPSGTHRLGAQHLSPKMLSLVKLDEDRMVEQVAVRTTIEDLSSPPIDTHDAYLRLHLLSHRMVRPNQINLDGLFDHLANVVWTNKGPCLPDNFEFVRTSLRSRGLIHVYGVDVLPRMVDYVVPTGVYIALAERVRLGAFLGPGTYVRREGFVSFNAGTLGHSVIEGRISSGVVLGAGADVGLSAAIMGPDSPEGTRPPLHIGSDCRFGVNAAVLGVELGSHCVIGDGVTLRPHTPVTLRDTGQSVTMDTLAGQDFWHVERATDGATLVAFQQQP, encoded by the coding sequence ATGACAACTACTGGCGCGACCGGGACTGGTATCGCAAACATCGCCATGGACGGGACGATTCTGGACACTTGGTTCCCGCACCCTGAACTTGCTACCGCACCACCCGGACCGTCAGGAACGCACCGTCTTGGCGCGCAGCATCTGTCGCCGAAGATGTTGTCTTTGGTCAAGCTTGACGAAGATCGCATGGTCGAGCAGGTTGCGGTACGAACCACGATTGAGGATTTATCTTCACCGCCGATTGACACGCATGACGCATATTTGCGTCTCCATCTGCTCTCCCACCGTATGGTGCGACCGAACCAGATCAATTTGGATGGCTTATTTGATCATCTTGCGAACGTGGTGTGGACCAATAAAGGACCGTGTCTGCCGGACAATTTTGAGTTTGTTCGCACCTCACTGCGGTCGCGCGGCCTCATTCACGTCTACGGAGTCGACGTACTCCCCCGCATGGTCGACTATGTCGTCCCCACCGGTGTCTATATTGCGCTCGCGGAACGTGTGCGGCTCGGCGCTTTCCTAGGCCCTGGCACCTATGTGCGCCGGGAAGGATTTGTCTCATTTAACGCCGGAACACTGGGACATAGTGTGATCGAGGGGCGTATTTCTTCCGGTGTGGTGCTTGGCGCTGGTGCCGATGTCGGGTTGTCGGCTGCGATTATGGGACCGGACTCCCCGGAGGGCACCCGTCCACCACTGCATATCGGTTCGGATTGTCGTTTCGGTGTGAATGCTGCAGTACTCGGTGTGGAGCTCGGTTCGCATTGTGTGATCGGTGATGGGGTGACGTTGCGGCCGCATACCCCTGTGACACTTCGCGACACCGGCCAATCAGTGACCATGGATACCCTTGCCGGCCAAGACTTTTGGCATGTTGAACGGGCAACCGATGGTGCTACCCTGGTTGCCTTCCAACAGCAGCCATAA
- a CDS encoding AAA family ATPase: MLLLWTISNFGSFHGEVTLDLRAPGFSRNLPRDGDWYSNTNRVIALYGANASGKSTALLSLAQAALAIRTSIRWGGYVEKLRNPHMLNQSEPSSFEAEYASAGIRYRWRVSLTDAGIAEESLEANDKGRWKLIFTRTDDRIDFGTASGIGRADRHIVRNYLHNWCLALSAWETLKNPGAYAEASSWWLTVSMVGVLPEVPDHVILERIFSHKNLAKLAPAAMQAADLGISRIELAEEEAPAEIAAAVRALNKVFLNQMETSGAEGEETDAVDIDEIDSDNQGERILRKYLRFNHDVAGGDSFQLAEDRESAGTRTWFHLIHAAILRLLLGGVFIVDELDSSLHPYLTDYLVSLFQDPEVNRSGAQLLFTTHDTTLLAGTRAVDFHPSSVWFVEKLNSISSLYCLADFEVRKNHNIERRYLQGRFGAVPFLNSDIRQALIDLPIEVNDERR, translated from the coding sequence ATGTTGCTCCTTTGGACGATCTCCAACTTTGGCTCCTTCCACGGAGAAGTGACGCTTGATCTGCGCGCTCCTGGTTTCAGCCGCAATCTGCCGAGGGATGGGGACTGGTACTCCAACACCAACCGGGTGATTGCTCTCTACGGCGCTAACGCATCAGGCAAGTCCACAGCGCTCTTATCATTAGCCCAAGCAGCACTGGCAATACGTACCTCGATTCGCTGGGGCGGCTATGTGGAAAAACTTCGCAACCCGCACATGCTCAACCAGTCCGAACCATCTTCTTTTGAGGCAGAATACGCCTCAGCGGGAATCCGCTACCGTTGGCGCGTCTCGCTCACCGATGCGGGAATCGCTGAGGAATCGCTTGAAGCTAACGATAAAGGCCGATGGAAACTCATCTTTACCCGCACCGACGATAGGATCGACTTCGGAACTGCCTCGGGGATCGGCCGAGCCGACCGACACATTGTGAGGAATTACCTGCACAATTGGTGTCTTGCGCTGAGCGCATGGGAGACTCTGAAAAATCCTGGCGCATATGCGGAAGCCTCGAGCTGGTGGCTGACGGTCAGCATGGTAGGAGTTCTGCCTGAAGTACCCGATCATGTGATTTTAGAACGAATATTCTCCCACAAAAATCTTGCCAAACTCGCACCGGCAGCAATGCAAGCGGCTGACCTTGGCATTTCGCGGATAGAATTGGCCGAAGAAGAAGCGCCCGCAGAGATTGCTGCAGCGGTTCGAGCTCTGAACAAAGTGTTCCTCAATCAGATGGAGACATCAGGTGCCGAGGGGGAGGAAACGGACGCGGTCGACATCGATGAGATTGACTCGGACAATCAGGGAGAACGAATTCTACGAAAGTACCTACGCTTCAATCACGACGTTGCCGGCGGAGATAGCTTCCAGCTTGCGGAAGATCGGGAGTCGGCAGGAACGAGAACATGGTTCCACCTGATACATGCTGCGATTTTGCGTCTCCTTCTTGGAGGGGTGTTCATTGTAGACGAGCTGGATTCGAGTTTGCATCCGTACCTCACAGACTATCTCGTTAGCCTGTTTCAGGATCCGGAGGTAAACAGATCCGGTGCTCAGTTGTTGTTTACGACGCACGATACAACGCTTCTCGCTGGGACTCGTGCAGTCGACTTCCACCCTTCGTCAGTTTGGTTTGTAGAGAAGCTGAATTCCATCTCTTCTCTCTACTGTCTCGCCGACTTTGAAGTTCGCAAGAATCACAATATCGAGCGCCGTTATCTACAGGGCCGATTTGGAGCTGTACCCTTCTTGAATTCTGATATTCGTCAAGCTCTTATCGATCTGCCTATTGAAGTAAACGATGAGCGCAGGTGA
- a CDS encoding glycosyltransferase family 2 protein — protein MKAVEHVIVTMSRGDEGRLEDWLDYHSNLGFDRFIIILDNPIDDSEQVLHELQQRGLNIEIIIKEPFGEYFDNIAPTQFNAVRAKWVKENQELIASMDREYPIVDPLSWRQYLYFPPLLKQLSESGKDGWVSVLDVDEYIVLPQGTKIDQLTDSTKLDRLSFLNFNVDMSGWDGVECVRRFANRWAFEDVKAYGKGWDRRVKSLVRFSASYPMVSVHGISRSNGEVLDWQNFYLMHYKYPTMDALPYSVLDLSLAKDLSKVYVKPDSLGGRKEVLKSRANQAVHLDFRDIDAYLDQCETKRVIHIPRSGNYRSAVANCGLNTYLEGRGIEVVAIFQKKLAGLAELPAEYLGELVVLHVARVNDAAPLLDHYGNLFATAQSKLVVVTDEELSEKSAESLLESFPIVDHIFIQQAELANHPKISSMAPAASAIRADMESGTRLWRIATFANMPEDIVQYRNNPRLWELERLGDGTYQSVEPLQNIIRSFDIVYCDNLEMVFVCKSVGTKAMFVCPPGNSGTEILKQLHGADDSCKILLSYNEALRDLGIIE, from the coding sequence ATGAAAGCTGTTGAGCATGTTATCGTCACCATGAGCAGGGGTGACGAAGGGAGGTTGGAAGACTGGCTTGACTACCATTCGAACCTCGGTTTCGACCGATTCATCATCATTCTGGACAATCCAATTGACGATTCTGAGCAAGTGCTACATGAGCTACAACAGCGAGGCCTGAATATTGAAATAATCATCAAAGAGCCCTTTGGTGAATACTTTGATAATATCGCCCCCACCCAATTTAATGCGGTTCGTGCGAAGTGGGTGAAGGAAAATCAAGAACTCATTGCTTCTATGGATCGTGAGTATCCAATCGTCGATCCTCTATCGTGGCGTCAGTATCTCTACTTTCCGCCGTTGTTGAAGCAGCTTTCTGAAAGCGGGAAGGATGGGTGGGTATCGGTGCTTGATGTTGACGAATATATAGTGTTGCCGCAGGGCACAAAAATCGACCAGCTGACCGATTCCACAAAACTAGATCGGCTCTCGTTTCTCAACTTCAATGTTGATATGAGTGGCTGGGATGGTGTCGAGTGTGTGCGGCGCTTCGCTAATCGCTGGGCTTTTGAAGATGTAAAGGCATACGGGAAAGGTTGGGATCGACGTGTTAAATCGCTGGTGCGATTTAGTGCCAGTTACCCCATGGTTTCCGTGCATGGTATTTCGAGGTCTAACGGGGAGGTGTTGGACTGGCAAAATTTCTACCTGATGCACTATAAGTATCCCACGATGGACGCTCTGCCTTATAGCGTATTGGATCTCTCTTTGGCCAAAGACTTGTCGAAAGTTTATGTCAAACCAGATTCTTTGGGCGGCAGGAAAGAGGTATTGAAGAGCCGTGCGAACCAGGCGGTACACCTAGATTTTCGTGACATAGATGCCTACCTTGATCAATGTGAAACCAAGCGTGTTATACATATACCAAGATCGGGAAATTATCGATCCGCAGTAGCTAATTGTGGGCTGAACACTTACCTTGAAGGTCGTGGTATTGAGGTAGTGGCTATTTTTCAGAAAAAATTAGCGGGTCTCGCTGAACTCCCAGCTGAGTATTTGGGAGAATTGGTAGTGCTGCATGTGGCACGGGTTAATGACGCTGCCCCGCTACTTGATCACTATGGAAATCTTTTCGCGACTGCCCAGTCAAAGCTCGTGGTCGTTACTGATGAGGAATTGAGTGAAAAATCTGCCGAATCGCTACTTGAATCATTCCCAATAGTCGACCATATTTTTATTCAACAAGCTGAGCTCGCAAACCATCCTAAAATAAGCTCGATGGCGCCCGCAGCGAGTGCCATTCGAGCCGATATGGAATCGGGTACGCGGCTTTGGCGCATCGCAACGTTTGCTAATATGCCGGAGGATATTGTCCAATACCGTAACAACCCTCGTTTGTGGGAGTTGGAACGTCTTGGCGATGGTACGTACCAATCTGTGGAGCCGCTCCAGAATATCATACGCAGTTTTGACATCGTCTACTGTGATAATTTGGAGATGGTATTTGTTTGTAAATCCGTAGGGACAAAGGCTATGTTTGTTTGCCCCCCAGGAAATAGCGGTACCGAGATTTTGAAGCAGCTTCATGGAGCCGATGACTCTTGCAAGATTTTGCTGAGTTATAATGAAGCTCTGCGTGATCTTGGTATCATTGAGTAA
- a CDS encoding amino acid permease, producing the protein MTTATSQVGSTPESLGSGLKSRHLTMMGLGSAIGAGLFLGTGVGIKIAGPAILLAYIFAGIMIVFVMQMLGEMAAARPLSGSFSAYAEQAFGHWAGFTLGWLYWFMLVMVMGAEMTGAAGFMSNWFGVPPWIPALVCVVIFAVINLAKVRGFGEFEFWFAFIKVGVIIVFLIIGVLLIFGLLPGHEPVGLSNFLGEKGFMPNGISGVAAGLLAVAFAFGGIEIVTIAAAESDNPAHNVGVAVRSTITRIAVFYLGAVLVITMLLPYDEIGDKKDIADSPFTVILAQAGVPAITTVMEVVIVLALLSAFNAQIYGTSRFVYSLANRGNAPKMFAETNRDGVPTKAVMLSMFFAFASVGLQFWNNQTLLQILFNAVGGSLLVVWGFIIASYIKLHPQLERNGEITEVRMWGYPWLAWITLAMLVILTGLMLSDPNAQGQVIAVIVAVALLVALSFTAKRGREMTAANKRAYEAATRRVK; encoded by the coding sequence ATGACTACTGCGACTTCCCAAGTCGGCAGCACCCCTGAATCACTGGGTTCAGGGTTGAAAAGCCGACACTTAACAATGATGGGACTCGGCTCCGCGATCGGCGCCGGTTTGTTCCTCGGAACAGGTGTTGGCATTAAAATTGCCGGACCTGCGATTCTGCTTGCCTATATTTTCGCCGGCATCATGATTGTGTTCGTGATGCAGATGCTCGGGGAGATGGCTGCTGCCCGCCCACTGTCTGGCTCGTTTAGTGCGTATGCGGAACAAGCCTTTGGCCACTGGGCAGGGTTCACGCTCGGCTGGCTGTACTGGTTCATGCTGGTGATGGTCATGGGTGCGGAGATGACTGGCGCCGCCGGGTTCATGTCGAATTGGTTCGGTGTACCACCGTGGATCCCTGCACTTGTCTGTGTGGTGATTTTCGCGGTTATTAACCTGGCAAAAGTCCGCGGCTTTGGCGAATTCGAATTCTGGTTTGCCTTCATCAAAGTCGGCGTCATCATTGTGTTCCTAATCATCGGTGTTCTGCTCATCTTCGGTCTGCTGCCAGGCCACGAGCCGGTCGGACTTTCAAACTTCCTCGGCGAGAAGGGCTTTATGCCGAATGGGATCTCTGGGGTTGCCGCCGGTCTGCTCGCTGTTGCGTTCGCCTTCGGCGGTATTGAAATTGTCACGATTGCTGCTGCCGAATCCGACAATCCCGCCCACAATGTGGGTGTGGCTGTGCGCTCCACAATCACCCGTATTGCCGTGTTCTATCTTGGCGCCGTGCTGGTGATCACCATGCTGCTGCCCTATGACGAGATCGGTGATAAGAAAGACATCGCCGACTCGCCATTTACCGTCATTCTGGCGCAGGCAGGTGTTCCGGCTATCACCACCGTAATGGAAGTCGTTATCGTGCTCGCGCTGCTCTCGGCGTTTAACGCGCAGATCTATGGCACCTCCCGTTTTGTTTATTCGCTGGCAAATCGTGGCAATGCACCGAAGATGTTCGCCGAAACCAACCGTGATGGTGTGCCCACAAAAGCTGTGATGCTGTCCATGTTCTTCGCGTTCGCTTCGGTCGGGCTGCAATTCTGGAATAACCAGACCCTGCTGCAGATTCTGTTTAACGCCGTGGGCGGTTCGCTGCTGGTGGTGTGGGGCTTTATTATCGCCTCCTACATCAAGCTGCATCCACAGCTGGAACGCAACGGAGAGATCACTGAGGTTCGCATGTGGGGCTATCCGTGGCTGGCGTGGATCACCCTGGCCATGCTGGTAATTTTGACCGGTTTGATGCTTTCCGATCCGAATGCACAAGGCCAAGTTATTGCGGTGATCGTGGCCGTGGCGCTGCTGGTTGCCCTGTCATTTACCGCCAAGCGTGGCCGGGAGATGACTGCTGCAAATAAACGTGCCTATGAAGCCGCTACCCGGCGGGTGAAATAG